From a single Candidatus Schekmanbacteria bacterium genomic region:
- a CDS encoding DUF2088 domain-containing protein, producing the protein MNIKFLSGTKPQGLYSEKLPRFIDIVCDFKRPKVPNIEDSLRKNILSLASLKKLPKGASVGITAGSRGISGYCDILKIAGELLRSQGLKPFAIPAMGSHGGGTAEGRREILKGMGITEKSCGIPIRGGDSYVKIGTLPNGITVYTDREALGADGIIIFNRIKPHTDFEGTHESGLLKMTAVGLGGPQGAAQIHSMGIKGLKECIIPAAKKIFSAIHLMAGLGIVENSAGETAIIKAFEADEIIDGEKKLLKIAKKLHPSLPAGNIDLLVVDRMGKEISGTGMDTHVIGRKVIRFEHESEKPRITRIVVLDLTRQSKGNAAGLALADIITERFFKKIDFDAFYFNAITSTFIDRGKIPVVVKNDREAFALAIKSAWVRAPERARIIRIKDTLSLERMSVSEDVYRSIAGNKSISKKGGFYNLRFDARGNLVR; encoded by the coding sequence ATGAATATAAAATTTTTATCAGGAACGAAGCCGCAGGGGCTGTATAGCGAAAAACTCCCCAGATTCATTGATATAGTCTGCGATTTTAAGAGACCAAAGGTTCCTAATATAGAGGACTCCTTGAGGAAGAATATCCTCTCACTCGCTTCTCTAAAAAAACTTCCTAAAGGCGCATCTGTCGGAATAACGGCAGGAAGCCGCGGAATAAGCGGATATTGTGACATTCTTAAGATTGCAGGCGAGCTTCTTCGCTCGCAGGGATTAAAACCTTTTGCAATCCCTGCAATGGGAAGCCACGGAGGAGGAACTGCGGAAGGGAGAAGAGAGATACTGAAAGGAATGGGTATTACGGAAAAGTCATGCGGCATACCAATAAGGGGAGGAGATAGCTATGTTAAGATAGGCACTCTTCCCAACGGCATTACAGTTTATACCGACAGGGAAGCGCTTGGTGCTGACGGAATAATAATCTTTAACAGGATAAAGCCTCACACTGATTTCGAGGGTACGCATGAGAGTGGGCTGCTCAAGATGACGGCAGTCGGTCTTGGAGGACCTCAGGGAGCTGCCCAGATACACAGCATGGGAATCAAAGGACTAAAAGAATGCATAATCCCGGCTGCAAAAAAAATCTTTTCAGCCATTCATCTTATGGCAGGTCTCGGAATAGTTGAAAACAGCGCCGGTGAGACAGCGATTATAAAAGCCTTTGAAGCAGATGAGATAATTGACGGAGAAAAGAAGCTCCTAAAGATTGCAAAAAAACTTCATCCTTCTTTACCTGCCGGCAACATTGACCTCCTTGTTGTTGACCGCATGGGAAAAGAGATAAGCGGGACAGGGATGGACACGCATGTGATAGGCAGGAAGGTGATTCGTTTTGAACATGAGAGTGAAAAGCCGCGTATAACAAGGATTGTAGTTTTAGATCTTACACGGCAGTCGAAGGGGAATGCTGCGGGGCTTGCGCTTGCTGACATAATAACTGAGAGATTTTTCAAGAAAATAGATTTTGATGCCTTTTATTTTAATGCCATAACTTCAACATTCATTGACAGGGGGAAGATCCCTGTTGTGGTTAAAAACGACCGTGAGGCCTTTGCTCTTGCTATAAAATCAGCATGGGTAAGAGCTCCGGAAAGGGCAAGGATTATCAGAATAAAAGATACTCTGAGCTTAGAACGCATGTCGGTTTCAGAGGATGTGTACCGTTCAATTGCTGGAAATAAATCTATTTCAAAAAAAGGTGGTTTTTATAATTTAAGATTTGATGCACGGGGAAATCTGGTAAGATAG
- a CDS encoding alanine--glyoxylate aminotransferase family protein, protein MEKLLMGPGPSNVDPRVLKAMSQPLVGHLDPDFLKIMDSTMECLRQIFKTKNRLTMPVSGTGSAGMEAACVNFIEPGDKVIVGVNGVFGARVADLMGRIGAEVTEIKEKWGSPIEIEKIVKAFSAAKGKVKALVLVHAETSTGVHQPLDEAGWIAREEGALFIVDTVTSLGGVDVRIDDWLIDVSYSGTQKCLSCPPGLSPFTANERAMEVLRKRKTKVPSWYFDFSMIEKYWGSERVYHHTAPISMIFGLHEGLKIILEEGLEKRFSRHMENHIYLRDELEKMGIRFVVDSEYRLPNLNSVYVPADIDEKKVRMRMLSEYNIEIGAGLGEFAGKVWRIGLMGHTSRKENVDTLINTLKKVMY, encoded by the coding sequence ATGGAAAAGCTTTTAATGGGACCTGGTCCATCTAATGTTGATCCGCGTGTATTAAAGGCGATGTCGCAGCCGCTTGTTGGTCACCTTGACCCGGATTTTTTAAAAATCATGGATTCAACTATGGAATGCTTGAGGCAGATTTTCAAAACTAAGAACAGGCTGACCATGCCCGTTTCCGGGACAGGGAGCGCGGGGATGGAGGCAGCGTGCGTAAACTTCATAGAGCCGGGAGACAAAGTTATAGTCGGTGTTAATGGTGTGTTTGGTGCAAGGGTAGCAGACCTCATGGGAAGGATAGGCGCCGAGGTTACAGAGATAAAAGAGAAATGGGGAAGCCCCATAGAGATAGAGAAGATCGTGAAAGCATTTTCAGCAGCCAAAGGGAAAGTAAAAGCCCTTGTGCTTGTCCATGCCGAGACATCCACCGGAGTGCATCAGCCGCTTGATGAAGCGGGCTGGATTGCGCGGGAGGAGGGAGCGCTTTTTATAGTCGATACCGTTACATCGCTTGGCGGCGTGGATGTAAGAATTGACGACTGGCTTATTGATGTATCTTACAGCGGAACGCAGAAGTGCCTGAGCTGTCCTCCGGGACTTTCACCGTTTACCGCCAATGAACGTGCAATGGAAGTCTTGCGGAAAAGAAAGACAAAGGTTCCGTCATGGTATTTTGATTTTTCCATGATCGAGAAATACTGGGGGAGTGAAAGGGTATATCATCACACGGCGCCAATAAGCATGATATTCGGACTCCATGAGGGATTAAAGATCATACTTGAAGAAGGGCTTGAAAAAAGGTTTAGCCGCCATATGGAAAACCATATTTATCTGAGGGATGAACTTGAAAAAATGGGAATCCGCTTTGTAGTTGATTCCGAGTACCGCCTGCCCAATCTTAATTCTGTCTATGTGCCTGCTGATATAGATGAGAAAAAGGTGCGTATGAGAATGCTTTCGGAGTATAATATTGAAATCGGTGCAGGGCTTGGAGAGTTTGCGGGAAAGGTATGGAGAATAGGGCTTATGGGTCACACTTCGAGAAAGGAAAACGTTGATACCTTAATCAATACTTTGAAAAAAGTTATGTATTGA
- a CDS encoding alcohol dehydrogenase catalytic domain-containing protein, with amino-acid sequence MKAAVFKGINILSVEDVKEPPLPKGGLLLKVQATGICGTDVRIFRGRKMVTPPRIIGHEFSGIVAGVSEGTGGLKEGDRVVVEAIIPCGTCYACRRGEANICVSRKTLGYELDGGFAEYVAIPAEAVAAGCVIKLPDNVSFAEAAACEPAAACINGRNKISSNLRESILIAGDGPVGLIHMELAKASGFKKVLMAGTDSGKLALAKKLGADAVLNVREGDIAPFIKSVCGEDGVDCVIVANNNRASLEECIKLLRKGGEVVIFAGYKSEEAIEINLNLIHYREIKIKGSSGHSKVHMKEAVELVSNGSLDLKSLITHELKPEQIVEGIKMKEELVGIKHIIKF; translated from the coding sequence ATGAAAGCAGCAGTATTTAAAGGAATAAATATCCTTTCTGTCGAGGACGTAAAAGAACCTCCTCTCCCTAAAGGCGGGCTCTTGCTTAAAGTTCAGGCTACCGGAATATGCGGAACAGACGTCCGTATTTTCAGGGGGAGAAAAATGGTCACTCCTCCCCGTATCATAGGCCATGAATTCTCAGGCATTGTTGCCGGTGTTTCAGAGGGGACCGGAGGGCTCAAAGAAGGTGACCGTGTCGTTGTTGAGGCGATAATACCGTGCGGTACATGTTATGCGTGCAGGCGGGGCGAGGCGAATATCTGTGTTTCAAGAAAAACATTGGGTTACGAGCTTGACGGCGGATTTGCAGAATATGTGGCCATCCCTGCTGAAGCAGTTGCAGCAGGTTGCGTTATCAAACTGCCGGACAATGTTTCATTTGCGGAAGCCGCAGCGTGCGAGCCTGCGGCAGCATGTATAAACGGAAGAAACAAGATAAGCAGCAATCTCAGAGAAAGCATTCTTATTGCAGGTGACGGACCAGTCGGACTCATACATATGGAGCTTGCAAAGGCATCAGGTTTTAAAAAAGTTCTTATGGCCGGCACAGATAGTGGGAAGCTCGCACTAGCAAAGAAACTTGGAGCAGATGCTGTTTTAAATGTAAGGGAAGGTGATATTGCACCATTTATAAAGAGCGTCTGCGGCGAAGATGGCGTTGATTGCGTTATCGTCGCAAATAACAACAGAGCTTCTCTTGAAGAATGTATCAAGCTTTTGCGGAAAGGGGGAGAGGTTGTCATTTTCGCAGGATACAAGAGCGAGGAAGCAATAGAGATAAACCTTAATTTAATCCACTACAGGGAAATAAAGATAAAAGGTTCATCCGGTCATTCTAAAGTTCACATGAAAGAGGCTGTAGAGCTTGTCAGCAACGGCAGCCTTGATCTTAAAAGCCTTATAACCCATGAGCTTAAACCTGAGCAGATTGTCGAAGGGATAAAGATGAAGGAGGAGCTGGTGGGGATCAAGCACATCATTAAGTTTTAA
- a CDS encoding pyridoxamine 5'-phosphate oxidase family protein, with protein MREMTEKEIRSFIAEWRWGMILAVDGNKPYAVEVSYASDDNYLYCGSRPGGRMAKCVKSNLNVAFKICDSDPNHMKWRAAIVEGKAERLTKKEDILVFLRLLSKKMGRPENAFDGMADRIAANSEESNSIRIPLKVMSGRTNLP; from the coding sequence ATGAGAGAAATGACAGAGAAGGAAATCAGGAGTTTTATCGCTGAATGGAGATGGGGAATGATTCTGGCAGTTGACGGAAACAAGCCTTATGCAGTCGAGGTATCTTATGCGAGCGATGACAATTATCTTTACTGCGGCTCCAGACCCGGTGGACGCATGGCAAAATGTGTAAAATCAAATTTAAATGTTGCCTTTAAAATCTGCGACTCAGACCCCAATCATATGAAATGGCGCGCGGCCATAGTTGAAGGCAAAGCTGAACGTCTCACCAAAAAGGAAGATATACTTGTCTTCCTCAGGCTTCTATCCAAAAAAATGGGACGTCCTGAAAATGCATTTGATGGAATGGCTGACAGAATTGCTGCAAATTCTGAAGAATCAAACTCCATACGTATCCCGCTAAAGGTAATGAGCGGCAGAACCAACCTGCCATAG
- a CDS encoding undecaprenyl/decaprenyl-phosphate alpha-N-acetylglucosaminyl 1-phosphate transferase gives MTIDTIYQSLLFLFLTSGFLCLILTPAVKLFAIQTGILRKPGIRTVHSKPMPLLGGLAIFMSASISLALMNLFGIGYFNITSFEENKYIPVIAGALVIMIVGIIDDVRGMKASTKFIAQFAVALAVWHAGIRLDLLKTYTGAEIPFLNSGLSLIFTIFWLLAFTNAINLIDGLDGLATGISSIAFLSLGVVALFNDCFVQSYICFAIGGAAIAFLKYNFNPAKIFLGDTGSLSLGFLLGGVSITGSMKTATIGTILVSIVLMGLPVLDTSLSIIRRVLKNINIFQADKEHIHHKLLDMGLSHRRAVIILYCVSLIFAVSAVYISFSTARNIGFIVLIFSGMAYVALNKLGYKEYLKLIKYRNSNGTNENVPFEIQYFNLVSKMNLAVTPEKIWEHAAKILKLIGFERVSMHMLNNDRTKLSTIFTWSVDPDKIKNIMKEYEKITRDQKLGQGGSIVSYVLSLSNNDMMVVRDKEEMRGKVSDQILDHIAADEFICIPLVGTSGMLGAIIADKYFTNNRIEEDEIALLASLSSLIIAVIERNSLLSYEGKEIILSNNEVKLRTRNGKFEHLH, from the coding sequence ATGACCATTGATACAATATATCAAAGCCTACTATTTCTTTTTTTGACTTCAGGTTTTCTTTGTCTGATATTGACGCCTGCGGTAAAGCTTTTTGCTATACAGACAGGGATTCTCAGAAAACCGGGAATCCGGACTGTCCACTCAAAGCCTATGCCTCTTCTTGGAGGACTGGCGATTTTCATGTCAGCATCAATTTCGCTTGCGTTGATGAATCTTTTTGGAATCGGGTATTTCAACATAACCTCTTTTGAGGAAAACAAGTATATCCCGGTTATAGCAGGTGCCTTAGTGATAATGATTGTTGGCATAATTGATGATGTCCGCGGCATGAAGGCTTCAACAAAATTTATTGCCCAGTTTGCAGTGGCATTGGCAGTGTGGCATGCAGGTATCAGGCTTGACCTTTTAAAAACTTATACTGGTGCTGAAATTCCATTTTTGAATTCCGGTCTCTCACTCATTTTTACCATATTCTGGCTCCTTGCTTTTACCAATGCAATAAACCTGATTGACGGTCTTGACGGACTGGCTACAGGGATTTCTTCCATAGCCTTTCTATCCCTTGGAGTTGTTGCACTGTTCAATGACTGTTTTGTTCAGTCCTATATATGCTTTGCCATCGGGGGAGCTGCAATAGCATTTTTGAAATATAATTTTAACCCGGCAAAGATATTTCTTGGCGATACCGGTTCACTTTCCCTTGGTTTCCTCCTTGGCGGGGTTTCCATTACTGGCTCTATGAAAACCGCTACTATCGGGACTATCCTTGTGAGTATCGTGCTGATGGGGCTTCCCGTGCTTGATACAAGTCTTTCCATTATCAGAAGGGTCCTTAAAAATATCAACATATTCCAGGCAGACAAGGAACACATTCACCATAAGCTTCTTGATATGGGGTTATCTCATAGAAGAGCTGTGATAATCCTTTATTGCGTGTCATTGATTTTTGCTGTTTCGGCGGTTTATATATCATTTTCCACAGCCAGAAACATCGGGTTTATTGTGCTGATATTCTCCGGTATGGCGTACGTGGCTCTTAATAAGCTTGGATACAAAGAATACCTTAAGCTTATCAAATACAGAAATTCAAACGGTACAAATGAGAATGTGCCCTTTGAAATCCAGTATTTCAACCTGGTTTCTAAAATGAACCTTGCTGTAACACCTGAGAAGATATGGGAACATGCGGCAAAGATCCTTAAACTTATAGGCTTTGAACGCGTATCAATGCATATGCTTAATAATGACAGAACAAAGCTTTCAACCATTTTTACATGGTCTGTTGATCCGGATAAAATAAAAAACATCATGAAAGAATATGAGAAGATAACGAGAGACCAGAAGCTTGGTCAGGGCGGGTCTATAGTTTCCTATGTTCTTTCGCTTTCGAACAATGACATGATGGTGGTGAGGGACAAAGAGGAGATGAGGGGAAAAGTCTCAGACCAGATATTAGACCATATAGCCGCTGATGAATTCATCTGCATCCCATTGGTCGGGACATCAGGAATGCTTGGCGCTATTATTGCTGATAAGTATTTTACCAATAACAGGATAGAAGAAGATGAGATTGCCCTCCTTGCTTCCCTGTCATCACTCATAATCGCGGTTATAGAGCGGAACAGCCTGCTTAGCTACGAAGGTAAAGAGATAATTTTATCGAATAACGAAGTCAAGCTCAGGACCCGGAATGGCAAATTCGAGCATCTCCACTAA
- a CDS encoding NTP transferase domain-containing protein has product MKGIILGGGLGTRLSPLTKITNKHLLPVFDKPMIYYPITALINAGIRDILIVTGGNNAGDFLKLLGNGKEFGLKHINYTYQEGEGGIAEALALAEHFSDKEKICIILGDNIIEKNIKQQADAFIKQEKGARILLKEVPDPHRFGVPELKGDKVVCIEEKPKDPKSNYAVTGIYMYDSKVFDIIKTLKPSDRGELEITDVNNAYIKLGEMQWDLLEGWWTDAGTFESLRRASNLVAETGANKIN; this is encoded by the coding sequence ATGAAAGGTATAATACTTGGAGGCGGGCTTGGAACAAGGCTTAGCCCTCTTACGAAAATTACCAACAAACATCTTCTCCCGGTATTCGATAAGCCAATGATATATTACCCCATAACTGCGCTTATAAATGCCGGTATAAGGGACATACTCATTGTCACCGGCGGAAACAATGCCGGCGATTTCTTGAAGCTTCTCGGGAATGGCAAGGAATTCGGGCTTAAACATATTAATTACACATACCAGGAAGGTGAGGGGGGAATAGCCGAGGCGCTTGCCCTTGCCGAGCATTTCTCTGACAAAGAGAAGATATGCATAATTCTTGGAGATAATATCATTGAAAAAAATATAAAACAGCAGGCAGATGCTTTTATAAAACAGGAGAAGGGTGCAAGGATTCTTTTAAAGGAAGTTCCTGACCCTCATAGGTTCGGAGTTCCTGAGCTAAAAGGCGACAAGGTTGTCTGCATTGAAGAAAAACCGAAGGATCCAAAATCCAATTATGCTGTTACTGGAATATATATGTATGACAGCAAGGTATTTGATATTATAAAAACGCTGAAGCCTTCGGACCGCGGAGAACTCGAAATAACTGATGTCAACAATGCGTATATAAAGCTTGGCGAGATGCAATGGGATCTGCTTGAAGGATGGTGGACAGATGCAGGGACATTCGAATCACTAAGACGTGCTTCGAACCTTGTTGCAGAAACAGGAGCGAATAAAATAAATTAA
- the rfbB gene encoding dTDP-glucose 4,6-dehydratase yields MNILVTGGAGFIGSNFIRMMLKKHPDWNIINVDLLTYAGCIENLEDVSTDKRYRFVKGDINDSGLVSSLLDGVDAIINFAAESHVDRSIEDPSVFLKTNIFGTYTLLEQAMKKKIKRFIQISTDEVYGSLGKEGYFTETTPLSPNSPYSASKASADMIARSYFETYGFPAIITRCSNNYGPYQFPEKFIPLMITNAIEDRELPVYGDGMNIRDWIHVDDHCAAIEAVFLKGREGEVYNVGGGCEKNNIDVVKMILRKIGKPESFIRFVKDRLGHDRRYAIDSSKIEKELGWKPSVEFERGLEATIGWYKTNTKWWENIKSGEYRDYYRKHYENR; encoded by the coding sequence ATGAATATACTTGTAACAGGCGGGGCAGGCTTCATTGGTTCAAACTTTATCAGGATGATGCTAAAAAAGCATCCTGACTGGAATATAATAAACGTTGATTTGCTCACATATGCGGGTTGCATAGAAAACCTTGAAGATGTTTCTACAGACAAGCGCTACAGATTTGTTAAAGGAGATATTAACGATTCTGGTCTTGTTTCCTCACTTTTAGACGGCGTTGATGCAATCATAAATTTTGCGGCAGAATCACATGTTGACAGGAGTATTGAAGATCCATCAGTTTTTTTAAAAACCAATATCTTCGGGACTTACACACTCCTTGAACAAGCTATGAAAAAAAAGATAAAGAGGTTTATACAGATATCAACTGATGAGGTTTACGGCTCTCTGGGTAAAGAAGGATATTTTACTGAAACGACCCCACTTTCACCTAACAGTCCATATTCAGCGAGCAAGGCTTCAGCAGATATGATTGCAAGGAGCTATTTTGAGACCTACGGTTTCCCTGCAATCATCACACGCTGTTCCAATAATTACGGCCCGTACCAGTTTCCGGAGAAGTTTATCCCTCTGATGATTACAAATGCCATTGAGGACAGAGAGCTTCCTGTTTACGGAGACGGGATGAACATAAGGGACTGGATACATGTAGATGACCACTGCGCTGCCATTGAGGCAGTGTTTCTCAAAGGACGGGAAGGGGAAGTCTATAATGTAGGCGGCGGATGCGAGAAAAACAATATTGACGTTGTGAAGATGATTTTAAGGAAAATAGGCAAGCCTGAATCCTTTATAAGATTTGTCAAAGACAGACTTGGACACGACCGGAGATATGCCATAGATTCATCAAAGATAGAAAAAGAGCTCGGCTGGAAGCCGTCGGTTGAGTTTGAGCGGGGTCTTGAAGCAACGATAGGGTGGTATAAGACAAACACGAAATGGTGGGAGAACATCAAGAGCGGAGAATACCGCGATTACTACCGCAAGCATTATGAAAACAGATAA
- the rfbD gene encoding dTDP-4-dehydrorhamnose reductase — MSCALLVGAGGMLSRDVAARLSKDFDVKGFSIHELDIRDRENVSVMFGKLRPAVVVNCAAYTNVDGCETNRDEAMSVNSAGVLNLALEAKKHGSLMVHFSTDYIFDGTKKSPYKEDDMPNPINFYGKSKFEGERWLIESGCEYIIVRTEWLYGAVGKNFVFTMLEKQKNQGTISVVDDQRGSPTWTDELAVAVTKLLQKKCRGIYNVTASGDCTWYNFALKIFDAAKLKAEVLPIKTSQSNRTASRPTYSVLDCSKFEKDTGMRMKNWDDALLSFLREVKITC, encoded by the coding sequence ATGAGTTGTGCTTTACTGGTTGGTGCCGGAGGAATGCTCTCAAGGGATGTTGCAGCAAGGCTTTCCAAAGACTTCGATGTAAAAGGTTTCAGCATACATGAGCTTGATATCAGAGACAGGGAGAATGTCTCTGTAATGTTCGGGAAATTGAGACCTGCTGTCGTGGTTAACTGTGCAGCTTATACTAATGTTGATGGATGTGAGACAAACAGGGATGAGGCTATGTCGGTAAATTCCGCAGGTGTTTTGAACCTTGCCTTAGAAGCAAAGAAACATGGCTCTTTAATGGTTCATTTCAGCACTGACTATATTTTTGACGGCACGAAGAAATCTCCCTACAAAGAAGATGATATGCCCAATCCTATTAACTTTTACGGCAAGTCAAAGTTTGAAGGGGAAAGGTGGTTGATTGAGAGCGGGTGCGAGTACATAATCGTTAGAACTGAGTGGCTCTATGGAGCGGTCGGGAAGAACTTCGTATTCACGATGCTTGAAAAGCAGAAGAATCAGGGAACGATATCTGTTGTAGATGACCAGCGCGGTTCCCCTACATGGACTGACGAGCTTGCTGTGGCTGTCACGAAATTATTACAAAAGAAGTGCAGGGGAATTTATAATGTGACAGCATCAGGGGATTGCACGTGGTATAATTTTGCACTGAAAATATTTGATGCGGCAAAACTTAAAGCAGAAGTGTTGCCAATAAAGACTTCTCAATCCAACAGGACGGCGTCAAGGCCGACTTATTCAGTCCTTGATTGTTCAAAGTTTGAGAAAGATACTGGGATGAGGATGAAGAACTGGGATGATGCGCTTCTGTCTTTTTTGAGAGAGGTTAAGATTACATGCTGA
- a CDS encoding type II toxin-antitoxin system VapC family toxin has protein sequence MTLSDELDKTNTIFIDTAPVIYFIEAHYQFGPLAKEVVSAFQSGDLIAFSSVITLTEVLSKPVEQGDEKLTRKFAEFLKHGKNLTMIEISEVIAEAAGKLRGRYPSLRTIDAIQISAAINSGADAFITNDVKLKQIKEIKVIVLKDYL, from the coding sequence ATGACTCTTTCTGATGAACTTGATAAAACCAACACTATCTTCATAGATACAGCCCCAGTTATATATTTCATAGAAGCCCATTATCAGTTTGGCCCGCTCGCCAAAGAAGTCGTTTCAGCTTTTCAGTCAGGAGATTTGATTGCCTTTTCTTCTGTAATAACCCTTACAGAGGTCTTATCAAAACCGGTAGAACAGGGAGATGAAAAACTTACCCGTAAATTTGCAGAATTCCTTAAACATGGAAAAAATCTTACCATGATTGAAATCTCAGAGGTCATTGCCGAAGCCGCAGGCAAATTAAGGGGGAGATATCCTTCCCTCAGAACTATTGATGCTATCCAGATTTCAGCTGCAATTAATTCTGGGGCTGATGCATTTATTACTAATGATGTAAAACTAAAGCAGATAAAAGAAATAAAAGTTATAGTTTTGAAGGATTATTTATAA
- a CDS encoding glycosyltransferase family 39 protein, translated as MKIDRKVYLIFLISFFIRAIFLLLTDNTCGDPAGKIIVSLEWLKHPSFITYGFSFPFFHYLISLIIYLFDSPMISTRILSLVIGSLTIFPFYSLVCILFDKKTAIYSSIFLSFLYHHILYSTQTMNDATFLFLVISSIFYFFKNLNLAHGETKPVILSSTFLLAAEMTRFEAWILIPFLIFFIASKKISLNTFLFTVISLSFPVFWITGNYIGTGVFIPLANININVHAQEGFTILGKLLIYPYMIVKTITPLAAVFAFIGLVMSFAKNVNRKLILLISVELLFLISTVIVGTNAFPKPRYCLLVAILLIPFCIQSIRAFLKKIPRSASIATICIFVVSMFATYSYFYLSAKDEFFPTTPSYVTEISTQFKSMKTNQEKVFIDSFNWWNSNIAILAEIDTDLLARVYAEPYNVILTSRKTYKKREEGIKKYFNEEHPDYVIYEPGGVLSKWTGVNPENTINSLSDNKFERIFTSQKYIILKSVGKK; from the coding sequence ATGAAAATTGACAGAAAAGTTTATCTTATATTTTTAATTTCTTTTTTTATAAGGGCAATTTTTCTTTTATTAACAGACAATACATGCGGAGATCCGGCTGGCAAGATAATAGTTTCACTTGAATGGCTAAAACATCCTTCATTTATTACCTATGGTTTTTCATTCCCATTCTTCCATTACCTTATATCGCTTATAATTTATCTTTTTGATTCTCCAATGATTTCAACAAGGATTTTAAGTCTTGTTATTGGTTCCTTAACAATATTCCCATTCTACTCACTTGTTTGCATTCTCTTTGATAAAAAAACTGCAATTTACAGTTCAATTTTTCTATCATTCCTCTACCATCACATTCTCTACAGCACACAGACTATGAATGATGCGACTTTTCTCTTTCTTGTAATTTCATCAATTTTCTATTTTTTTAAGAACTTAAATCTTGCCCATGGGGAAACAAAACCAGTAATTCTAAGTTCAACCTTTCTGCTTGCAGCGGAGATGACAAGATTCGAAGCATGGATTCTAATACCATTTTTGATATTCTTCATTGCTTCAAAAAAAATATCTCTTAATACTTTTCTCTTTACTGTGATTTCGTTATCCTTCCCTGTTTTCTGGATTACAGGGAATTACATTGGAACCGGAGTCTTTATCCCTCTGGCAAACATAAACATCAATGTTCACGCACAGGAAGGATTTACTATACTGGGAAAGCTCCTCATATATCCCTACATGATCGTAAAAACTATAACCCCTTTGGCAGCCGTATTCGCTTTTATTGGCTTAGTAATGTCATTTGCAAAAAACGTAAACCGCAAACTTATCTTGCTTATATCAGTTGAACTGCTGTTTCTAATATCCACTGTGATAGTCGGGACAAATGCATTCCCAAAACCAAGATATTGTCTTTTGGTTGCAATACTTTTAATCCCATTCTGTATCCAAAGCATTAGAGCTTTCCTGAAAAAAATACCGCGCTCAGCATCTATAGCAACAATCTGTATTTTCGTAGTTTCAATGTTTGCAACATATTCCTACTTTTACCTTTCTGCAAAAGATGAGTTTTTTCCGACCACACCATCCTATGTAACTGAAATCAGCACTCAGTTTAAGTCAATGAAAACCAATCAGGAGAAAGTCTTTATTGACTCATTCAACTGGTGGAACTCAAACATTGCAATTCTCGCTGAAATTGACACTGATCTGCTTGCCAGAGTTTATGCAGAGCCTTATAACGTAATACTTACATCCAGGAAAACTTACAAAAAAAGAGAAGAAGGGATAAAAAAATATTTTAATGAAGAACATCCGGACTATGTTATATATGAGCCGGGAGGTGTGCTTTCAAAATGGACAGGAGTCAATCCTGAAAATACTATCAACAGCCTATCAGATAATAAATTCGAACGAATTTTCACTTCACAAAAATATATAATCCTGAAATCCGTTGGTAAAAAATGA